A segment of the Coleofasciculus sp. FACHB-T130 genome:
CCGCCACCGCAACTACTGCCGCAGGAACTACCACCAGAACTACTACACGAACTACTACACGAACTACCACCAGAACTACTACACGAACTACTACACGAACTACCACTGGAACTATTACACGAACTACTACTGGAGCTACTGGATGAAATTTTTTGCCTATTATGCCTATTATTAGAGCCTCGACCCGATGAAGAATTAGACAATTCTGGAAGAAATGCTTCTTGATAGTAGAAGTAGGGAGTTCTAGCAAGCGCCTCCACGCCAAAAACTGCTACCAGCAAGTTGTAGTTGAGTTCATAAGGAAGACTCGCTGTTGCCTTCTGCTTTAGCTGAGCGAAGGTTCCTTGAAGTCGTCTCAGATATCTTTGCCCGCGATCGCTCAAGCGTGGCGGCTGGCTAATCAACCAAAGCAGCATGATGATTGAGAAAACGCCCATGATAATGAGAAAACCCACGTTATGGCGTCCTTTTGCTAAGGCTACCAGAAGCTTATAGCTACCTAAGCTAAAGATGAGCGTAGCTCCGATTAAGCCAATATTTATATTCCAGGCTTTCCACTCGTCTGCATACAGCAGTTGTTCATTTTGCAGATGCTGTTCGTAAACTGTATATTTCTGTGTCAAGCTAGCGGGTAATGACCAAGAGTATTTCATTTCGCTTGCTTTTCGCGAAGAAGAGAACCAATCAAACACTTCGCGTTCTATCGGCTTCAATTGACCCAAGTCCGGATGTTCTGACGCTTGCTTAAGGTACTGTCCGTTAACTTGTAAGTAACCGCGCTGGATTAACTCGAAGACTACTAGCTTCGTTAGTTCAAATTCTCCGCCGCGCAAAAAAGCAATTTCGTAAGGGTCGGGTTCGGCAGGAATTAACGGCAGAGATTGGTTTGTACTTGGATCTTGCACGCTCCGCCAACATACTAGCAACGTTGTCACGATAACACAGGCGTAAAACAATAGAAAATGCGGCCCATACATATCCCCAATTGGGTTGTGCAGCAACATATCCATTGGCAGTCCTCCTTGTTTTGGTGATGGCTCAAAAGCAGCGACATTGAGTGTTTCAATGGTTGCAGCCTTGTGCTAAAAGATTGGGCGAGGGCCTAACACTTGACTTCGCTAAGTTAACAGATAAAAATCTCACCCGCCACCGTAGCTATCATCCTGATTCTTCACCGCTACATCTTCTACTGCTATTCGGCTAACCTTTTCCCTGATGCAGTCCCGTAGCTTGTAAGGAATAGGTAAAACGCGCGATCGCTTTCCTTCGCTACTAGCTACCTGTTAGTTTTTCCAACTTTGCTCCGCAAATTTTGCAAAACCGAGCATCTGTATCATGGGATGATAAACCGCAAGTAGGGCAAAGGGTTTGTACCTGATTAGCTGTTTTAACCAATCGCTTGATCAAGTCGCCCAATTGCCAAGGAATCAGAGCAATTCCGGTCAAAATCATTAAGACTGTC
Coding sequences within it:
- a CDS encoding TIGR04222 domain-containing membrane protein, with protein sequence MDMLLHNPIGDMYGPHFLLFYACVIVTTLLVCWRSVQDPSTNQSLPLIPAEPDPYEIAFLRGGEFELTKLVVFELIQRGYLQVNGQYLKQASEHPDLGQLKPIEREVFDWFSSSRKASEMKYSWSLPASLTQKYTVYEQHLQNEQLLYADEWKAWNINIGLIGATLIFSLGSYKLLVALAKGRHNVGFLIIMGVFSIIMLLWLISQPPRLSDRGQRYLRRLQGTFAQLKQKATASLPYELNYNLLVAVFGVEALARTPYFYYQEAFLPELSNSSSGRGSNNRHNRQKISSSSSSSSSCNSSSGSSCSSSCSSSGGSSCSSSCSSSGGSSCGSSCGGGCGGCGGG